Within the Oreochromis niloticus isolate F11D_XX linkage group LG14, O_niloticus_UMD_NMBU, whole genome shotgun sequence genome, the region TGGATGTTGGTGGGTGTTGGTAGTTGTTGGTTGATGTTGGTGGATGTCGGTTGATGTGGGTGGGTGTTGGTGGCTGTCGGTTGATGTCGGTGGGTGTTGGTGGATGTTGGTGGTTGTTGGTTGATGTTGGTGGTTGTTGGTAGATGTTGGTGGATGTTGGTGGTTGTTGGTTGGTGTTGGTGGGCATTGGTGGGCATTGGTGGATGTTGGTGGGTGTTAGTTGGTGTTGGTGGGCTTTGGTGGATGTGGGTGGGCGTTGGTTGGTGTTGGTTGGTGTTGGTGGATGTTGGTAGATGTTGGTTGGTGTTGGTGGATGTTGGTTGATGTTGGTGGATGTTGGTGGATGTTGGTGGATGTTGGTGGGTGTTGGTAGATGTTGGTTGGCATTGGTAGATGTTGGTTGATGTTGGTGGATGTTGGTGGATGTTGGTGGGTGTTGGTGGATGTTGGTGGATGTTGGTGGGTGTTGGTGGTTGTTGGTTGATGTTGCTGGATGTTGGTGGTTGTTGGTTGATGTTGGTGGTTGTTGGTGGTTATTGGTGGATGTTGGTGGATGTTGGTTGATGTCGGTGGGTGTTGGTGGTTGTTGGTAGATGTTGGTGGATGTTGGTGGTTGTTGGTTGGTGTTGGTGGCCATTGGTGGGTGTTGGTGGGCGTTGGTGGATGTAGGAGGGCGTTGGTGGGCATTGGTTGATGTTGGTGGATGTTGGTGGATGTTGGTGGGTGTTGGTAGATGTTGGTTGGCATTGGTAGATGTTGGTTGATGTTGGTGGATGTTGGTGGATGTTGGTGGGTGTTGGTGGATGTTGGTGGATGTTGGTGGGTGTTGGTGGTTGTTGGTTGATGTTGCTGGATGTTGGTGGTTGTTGGTTGATGTTGGTGGTTGTTGGTGGTTATTGGTGGATGTTGGTGGATGTTGGTTGATGTCGGTGGGTGTTGGTGGTTGTTGGTAGATGTTGGTGGATGTTGGTGGTTGTTGGTTGGTGTTGGTGGCCGTTGGTGGGTGTTGGTGGTTGTTGGTTGATGTTGGTGGTTGTTGGTGGTTATTGGTGGATGTTGGTGGATGTTGGTTGATGTCGGTGGGTGTTGGTTGGTGTTGATTGGCGTTGGTTGGTGTTGGTGGATGTTGGTTGGTGTTGGTGGGCGTTGGTAGGTGTTTGTGGGTGTTAGTAGGTGTTGGTTGGTGTTGGTGGGCATTGGTGGATGTTGCTTGGTGTTGGTGAATGTTGGTTGGTGTTAGTAGGTGTTGGTTGGTGTTGGTGGACATTGGTGGATGTTGCTTGGTGTTGGTTGATGTTGGGGGATGTTGGTGGGTGTGGTAGGTTTTTGGTTGGTGGGCCTTGGTTTTTGTTGGTGGATGTGGGTGGGTGTTGGTGGATGTTGCTTGGTGTTGGTTGATGTTGGTGGTTGTTGGTGGATGTTGGTGGATGTTGGTAGGTTTTGGTGGGTGTTGGTTGTTGTTGGTGGATGTTGGTGGGTGTTGATGGTTGTTGGTTGATGTTGGTGGATGTGGGTGGGTGTTGGTGGATGTTGGTTGGCATTGGTGGATGTTGGTGGTTGTTGGTTGATGTCGGTGGGCGTTGGTTTGTGTTGGTAGATGGAACATGAATATGAGTGGAGCACATCACTGCATCCACACAAAGATCCAGaaactcctccacctcctccgaGCAGGTGCAGGGGCACATCTGCTGAGGCACATCTGCAGCTTTAGGAGGATGTGCTCTGTCTGGACAGCGTCTGTGATTCCAGACGATGAAGAAACCTCACTGAGCACAGCCTGCAGCAGCACGGCTCCATAACTGACCCGAGTACAGCCCAGATCATCACCCACCGAAACATTAGAAACCACAGCTGGAGTCCTCCATCCACCAGACGGAAACATCTGGCTGGTCTTCTTCGTCCAAATGGCTGTTCATCATCTGGATTCCTGTTTGgatgttttttattattcttattagtCAGAGTTTCTTTTATATCTGTGCAAAGTTAATGAAAACTGCGTTAGATCAGCAGATCTAACGCAGGGAGCTGTTAACAAGTCCGAATCATAACGTGCAGTGTTTGCtgtagtgtttttttgtttgtttgttttttgttttttaactcggtgaaaaagaaaaaaaaatcatattgaaGTAGCAAATAacctaaaagaaagaaaaaaaggaaaaaatacaaGCACCTCTCATGAAAGGTCAAAATGCCACcaataataaatatcacattatcATTGATAAGCCTGTGTTCTCAGTTAGTCATATTACTGGGATGCTTTAATCATCCATAGATGCACAAGTGGATGCTTGGGTGTGAGGGCTGTGTGTGATTTAAGTTTGAGATGATAAAAGTTTGATATGTGaatgtctctgtgctgcaggtCAATTTCCAACACTCAGCATGAGTCCCAAGCACGTCGTCTTTAAGAAGGTGTCCCGTGACAAGTCGGTAAGTTCTGAAGATAGTTCAGCATCGACATCATCAGTCATGGAGAAGATGTGGTTTAGAAACCCAGAGCGGAGGTCATATCAAAGTTCCTTTTGCGGAGACTAAAGTTTCCCCCTGATGGGAACATCAGCACTGAAAGGATGCTGATTTTTACTCAGTACTCAGGACACCATTTAAGGCATCCATAAAGTTCTGGTCCCTGATCTTCCTCCACGGCTCTGTGTGGAGCAGGATCCAGGTCGTTAATCCGAACCCTCTGGGTTCCGATGGCATCTCATTGTGCTGAAATCCAAATTGAACTGACATGTGACAGAGTAACTGTAATATTAATGTCTGCTCACATTAGGATGCTCATACTTCCTGCTTTGCCTGCAGGTAAACATtcagttttttcatttctgACCTCAGAATGGGAAAAGGTTCAAAAACATTAACTCCATCGATGAACCGAACCGATGAGCCTCCTGCTCCCGGTCTGTGGGgaactaaaagcacaaataaaaacctCTACTCAGAGCTGTGCTGTCATTTCTGCCTCTGCAAGCATGTGATGGTCCACCCTTCTCAGAGTGAATGTGGAGCTCCTGCAGATTCTGAGTGTCCTCCAAGTTGGTGACTTATTCCCACAGAAAGACGTACCCATCCACCCATCTTCTGCAGGACAGGTTTAGTAGGGGCACCTGTGCTGCAGGAGGTGTAGCATGAGGAGGTGTTTGCTGTTGATCCTGCAGTCATTCTTACGTGACCCTCGTGTGTTTTCAGGTGACCGTCTACATGGCCAAGAGGGACTTTGTGGATCACTGCGACTTTGTGGATCCAGTCGGTGAGTCCCGATGCTAACTACCTGCTCTCgctctgtttttgctgctgtttgaaaaatgtttcatgAAAATGTTTAAAGATGGAGGACTGACAGATCCAGGCCTATGTCTTCATGACATCTCTGCATGTGCTGAGCCCTGTGAGAGAAAAAAGTATAAACTCTGTCGAGTCTGGGACCCCACAGAGACTGGGGAAGAAAGACATGGAGACATGACAGACTGTGGAGACAAATGAGCAGAACACAGAGACAGGACTATGACAATAAAGAGCCACAAAGACAGACCAGAGAAGGAGACACAGGTACAAGACGGGGACAGACCGGAAACGAAGACACCAAACATGAACAAGAAACATAGAACTAGAAATGTGAATAATGAAAAATTCAGAGCACTATGAAATACAGAAATAAAGAGTGAGTAATACAGAGCTAGAATTTGAAATCTGAGTCACAAACCATAATTCACTCCAAACTGGGTCAAAGACCCAGGACCGACTCTTTAAACAGAGCTTCTCCACCACACAGCACTCCTGGTGAATGTTGAGGGGTGGCCTGTGCTGTGGGATCCATACACCGCAGTgaacagactgaaaaacagtaCTCACTGGGTTACCTGCTGATTGTAAACCAGCCATGGATATGTGGATGGTAGCAGAGCAGGAAGTAGTTGATCATTTCTACTCATGCCCAGTAGGAGGACAGTGACAAACCTTTAAAACAGTCAGGAATGTGTTGTGATTtgatcacttcctgtttcctacAGATGGCGTGATTGTGGTTGACCCAGTGCAGCTCAAAGGAAAGAAAGGTCagtgtgtttaaatgtgtgCAGTAAAATGAGGCAGAACCCTGAGGAGGCGTTGTGGGACTCCCTCCTTCAGCCCGTCAGTGTGGAGAAGCTCAAATCCAGCTTTACTGGAGGAGCTCCACGGGGCTTATGACTGTGGTTCCTGTGTAAAACATATTTCACTGAATGAAAGCTTCTTTCTGTGCAGATAGACTGCAGTGTGGGGTGGGTGCGACACAAAAGATCTCAGAGAACAATGAGCAGCTTCTGacagatgtttctccagctTCTATTCACACTGATTTAGGTTTGATGGAGCCAGCTTCTCCTGGTGCAGCATCTTCTTGGATGTGTGGCTTCATTCCTGTTTCTCGGTGTCTGTTAGTGTACGTGATGCTGTCGTGCACGTTCCGCTACGGCCGTCAGGACATGGATGTGATGGGCGTGGCCTTCAGGAGGGACCTGTTCCTGGTGACCCGGCAGGTTTACCCCGAGCTGCAGGACAAAGAGAAGCTCACCCACACCAAGATCCAGCAGAAGCTGCTGCGAAAGCTTGGAAACAACGCCTTCCCCTTTTTCTTCGAGGTGAGGAACAGCCTGAACCATCTGGAAAGATCAGGCCCTGCTGGAGGAAGAGGTTTAAGCCCTCCATCAGGTTCAAGGATGAAAAACAGAAAGGCCGCATTTGTCATGTCTGGAATAGAGTCCTTTTTGTTGTGTTAGGTTTTGTACCCAGTGCAGATCTGGCTTAAACCTTCATCCAAAATCCTCAAGGTAGAAAAGGAAAACCTGATTAcagaatgaataaaaacattacAGCACCAGtcagaacaacaaaaaacccacaaatgtttcagaaatctgtcaaaaccCAGTTTAAAACTAGAAatgtggcacggtggttagcactgttgcctcacagcaagaaggtcctgagcttgactccaccatcaggccggggtctttttgtgtggagtttgcatgtgtgctCTACAGCTTCCTTccaccatccaaagacatgcaggtCAGGTTCactggaaactctaaattgcaTGTGTCTATATGCCCTGCGACAAACTgccgacctgtccagggtgtaaccTGCCGcttgccctaagacagctgggataggctccagcagaatagggtggatggatggatggatgcccACATTTGAGCAGAAAACAGTAGAGTTCTCTGAGAGGTTAGAAATTAATGATCATTAACCGTTCAGAAAGAAAATCTAACATTTTAGGGAAAACATTTTCAGATATACAGAGAAAGGTTCTCTGCAGCTGTATGAGAACCTCCGAGAACCTGACTGAAATCTAAACACAGGCGAGGTCGTTGTTCTGTAGTCACCAGCGTGTGTCTGTGGCGCAGTTACAGAGGAAGGGGTGGGTTTCGCTCTTCTAATCGTGTCGATTACTAttcctgtgtttatttttgaaGAGGTTAGAATGAGACGTACCGATTCGGGTACCGTGCAGGACGAGTGTGATGGTCTAACGTTGGTGAAACAACTCTGTGCTTCAGTTTCCAGACAATCTGCCCTGCTCCATCGCTCTGCAGCCCGGACCGTCTGACGTGGGGAAGGTAACGCCATCACTACACTCAACCTTTCATGTTCTTCATCTGTTCATTGCTTCAGCGCCACAAAGTCTCAGAGTCCACACACTGATGTTTCACATCGGCTTCTCACGTTCTCACGCAGTCCTCTGAAATCAGCCAATTCCCCCGATGACTGATACGAGCTGTAAATGTGcaaactgtgtgtttctgtgtgctgGACAGAAATGTGCGGTGGAGTTTGAGGTGAAAGCTTTCTGTGGTGAGAACCAGGACGAGAAGATTGACAAACAGTGAGTCGCCCAGAGTGGATCTCAGTCTGAGGACTCGATGGACGTCCTTTCACGCGTTCCTCCTTCCTCTCTGCAGGAGTTCTGTCCATCTCACCATCCGTAAGATCCAGTTCAGTGCAGAGGACAGCAAACTGGTTCCCAGCGCAGAGACAACCTTCGAGTTCCTGATGTCCGAGAAACCTCTGCACGTCAAACTGAGCCTGCCCAAAGAGGTCAGTCAGGTCCTGAACCAGACACCAGAACCACCAGGTTCTGAAAGCTGGAGGGCTCTCACAGATGTACTCGTGAACGCACTTCACCTGTCTGTCTACCTGTCTGCTTACCTGTCTCCAGACTTTTTACCACGGCGAGCCGCTCAAAGCCGATGTTGAAATCACCAACTCGTCCAGCAGGAACATCAAAGACATCAGCTTGTCAGGTGACACCAGTCTGGCTTCAGAGTACCTAAAGGTGACGTAGAGCAGCGTATCTCTGCCACCAAGCatcagtttttcagttttttcttttatgaaaGGAAAGCGTGAAATGTACAagcatgcagaagttgcattaCCATCAGGGGAGACCATTGATTTAAAGCCAAGAAGTCTGTAGTGAGCAAAAACTGTATGAAGTCCATTCCAGAGTCCTTACTCTCCAGAAACATTTAAGCTAGGCATCTACATGTAAACATGTTAATCATGTCTTTCCCATCATTATTTTGTTGGCTTATTTATTTCAAGACATACtggcttgaaataaaatgtctccccctgctggtactGCAGCTTCTGCACGCTTGCACATTTCCCTCTTTGGAGGGGCAAAGCGTGAAATGGACACGGTGGATGGCGTGTCTAATACGCACTTTTCCGTGGTATCGGGTTGACTGGAGACATCAGCTGATAACACTTCCTTCCACCAGCATGAATTTAAAAAGTCATGCAACCAAAGCCTGCTCAGACACGATTGGCAAAGCTGAAACCACACAGGCTCTTACAGAAGCCTTAAAGTTCTGACCTGAGGAGATTTTTAACCAGAAAAGCTGCTCGTTGTAAACATGAGGAAAGGTGTCTGTGGCGGTGACACGCTGCCTCACCTGCAGGCCTCTACAGCTGACAGCAGACAAGTATGTTTCCTCCCTGCAGCAGCGCGGTGACTTACTTTGAGTTTCTGTGCTTAGTTGAGCAGGTGACCCATGTCATCCTTTACTCCAGCGATAAGTACGTCAAGTCTGTGGCCAAAGAGGAGACCAGGTGAGTTAAGGATGCAACAGAAGTATATTTATTTTGAATCTTTTCTGAGAGAACTTAAACCAGGAGTTGTGTTCACTGTCTCAGTTTGATCAGAcagaacattttttcttttttcaaaaggAAGATGTTTCCTGTACATTTAAATTTTGCATTGATCTGTTAAAAACAGATGTGCCCATGTCGTACCTGATACATCTTGGTCTAAAGTTACTCTTAGTTTCCTTACACTGTCAGCTAGGTTAGTTTTAACCACTCTGGGTTTGGCTGAGAGGTTTCTAATCATGTTATGTTTTCGGTTACAGCGACTCTGTGCCTTCTGGCACCAGTCTGAAGAAGGAGTACACCCTGCACCCTCTGCTGGCGTACAACAAAGACCGCAGAGGACTCGCTCTGGATGGACGACTCAAACACGAGGACACCAACCTGGCTTCATCGAGCATGTCAGTGACACACTGAGGTTTTAATGAAGGTGTTAGACAGGAAACATGGCTGCTCTTTAAAGGACAGGTTTACAGGATTTAACCTGGCAGGTGAGACAGATCTGTCATCAGAGCATTCTGGGCAAAATACACTTCAATGTTCAGACGGGCTGCATTCTCACGAGATCTCCGGAGACTCCATCAGGTGAGCCTGAAGGCCGGTCAGGCCATCGGGGTGATGGAGCTTCAGTTAAATCACGGCTCGATGACCTCTGACGACTGGACGCCTCCGGAGACTGAACTCTGTTTTCCAGAAAATCAACCACTGAAATTAGAAATATGATGGAAATGGACTCATCCAAGTGTCAGAGCCGAGGTCTCGTTTTGTTCTGTCAGGTCGTGAAGCTTCCACAGTTTAATTTTCTTCTCAGAGGTGGAACCAGAAGCTTCCTAAACGTTAGTGAGACGATGATTTGTTTCGATGATTCGGACATCTCCCTCCTAATGTCTCCTCTGCGGGGTCAGATCTCTGACCTGTTTCTAGCTGCAAGGTTAGAAACACCACGGGGACTCTGGATGATCTGAAGCTCTGTGCTGCAAACGGTTCCTGACTCTCAGTTTGTGCTGAC harbors:
- the LOC109195225 gene encoding mucin-2-like, which gives rise to MFHLPTQTNAHRHQPTTTNIHQCQPTSTNTHPHPPTSTNNHQHPPTSTNNNQHPPKPTNIHQHPPTTTNINQHQATSTNTHPHPPTKTKAHQPKTYHTHQHPPTSTNTKQHPPMSTNTNQHLLTPTNIHQHQATSTNAHQHQPTPTNTHKHLPTPTNTNQHPPTPTNANQHQPTPTDINQHPPTSTNNHQQPPTSTNNHQHPPTATNTNQQPPTSTNIYQQPPTPTDINQHPPTSTNNHQQPPTSTNNHQHPATSTNNHQHPPTSTNIHQHPPTSTNIHQHQPTSTNANQHLPTPTNIHQHPPTSTNAHQRPPTSTNAHQHPPMATNTNQQPPTSTNIYQQPPTPTDINQHPPTSTNNHQQPPTSTNNHQHPATSTNNHQHPPTSTNIHQHPPTSTNIHQHQPTSTNANQHLPTPTNIHQHPPTSTNINQHPPTPTNIYQHPPTPTNTNQRPPTSTKAHQHQLTPTNIHQCPPMPTNTNQQPPTSTNIYQQPPTSTNNHQHPPTPTDINRQPPTPTHINRHPPTSTNNYQHPPTSTNIH
- the sagb gene encoding S-arrestin, whose product is MSPKHVVFKKVSRDKSVTVYMAKRDFVDHCDFVDPVDGVIVVDPVQLKGKKVYVMLSCTFRYGRQDMDVMGVAFRRDLFLVTRQVYPELQDKEKLTHTKIQQKLLRKLGNNAFPFFFEFPDNLPCSIALQPGPSDVGKKCAVEFEVKAFCGENQDEKIDKQSSVHLTIRKIQFSAEDSKLVPSAETTFEFLMSEKPLHVKLSLPKETFYHGEPLKADVEITNSSSRNIKDISLSVEQVTHVILYSSDKYVKSVAKEETSDSVPSGTSLKKEYTLHPLLAYNKDRRGLALDGRLKHEDTNLASSSIVKQEVLKEVQGILVSYKVVLRMVASGTVGSSEVSLEVPFRLMHPKPEPAKDSEPDDMVFEEFKRAYLKGMVYGDDDESPTDA